In the genome of Acaryochloris sp. CCMEE 5410, the window CCGTCTTCGATAAGCACTACATCGTCTCCTCAAGGCAGCATTGTGAGCCTCATTATGATTGGCATGGACCTCAGACCCTAGACTGATAGCGGTAAAGGGATGCTCTGCTTTCACCCACTCTACTCGCCGATTCCCCTGAGACCCTTTAACTTTCATCGCGACTTCTAACCCCTCTCGCCAAACCTTGCGATGCCCATAGTCAGGATGACACTCCTCACCATTGAGATAGACATTGGCGAGCTTCCAAAGTTCTTGTCCATAACGCCTCTCACCATCGGTAAACCATCGAATCCCATCACAGGCTTTGACCCACTCCCAAGCTGAGTAAACGCCATTTGCAAAAGTTGTGCATCCTTGAGGCCAGCTTGTGCTGTCAACCAATAGCGGCTTTCGCGTTCAAGGAAATGGATGGTCCAGCCCTGGGATTGGCTGGGGGGAAGATTTTTGCCTACACGCGTGTAAACTTCATCCCCTTCTACCGTCACATCAGAGGCTGCTGGTGCGGGAGGTGACCAGTTCTGTGCTTGGTCTGCTAGGCGTTTTTCCCAACGCATAATGGTGGTATGAGATTTACCGAAAGTTCGACCTGCAGCACGAATACCCATCCCTTCGGTGCGAGCTTTGATGGCATAGCTCACTACTGAACTAGCGGTGCGTAAGCGAGCCATTGGGGTACCCGTGCGTTCGTTGAAACGCCGATTGCAATCCTTACACTGATATCGCTGGACTAATGTCCCATCTTGCAGGCTATCAAAGCCGCGCTTTAGGATCTTCTCGCTTAGACAATATGGGCATTCCATTGATCTACATTAGGTTGCGTCGGAAGCATTATAGCTAGATCCTGCTAACAGACCAGTGCCTGTGAAAAGTACAAAGAATACACATAAGTCTTCTTTCATCAGTAAAAATCCGTTCATCTAGTTCAATAGACTCTTGCCTATATATCTGACTTGTTAAAATCAGTTACTAGGGCCTCAAAAGTTTAAGAAGATAGCAGCGAACGGAAGCCCAGTGGAGGCGAGAGATATAGTAAATAGTTCATCTCTGGGTTCTCTTGGACGAGTGTTCTGCCTGCATGGCATTATTCAGATTACTATTCCTGTAATTACAAGTTAAGAGAGTGAAGCGATAGCTTTGAACCACCAACAGGACAAGTCACTGCTAGCAATAATCTGCCAATTTAATATTTTTCCTGAGAATTCAACTATTGAAGAGATTATAGGAGTAAAGAAACAGAATAAAAATGCTTGTTAGTGCTCTTTTGTGATGTTTTAGCTATTAAGTTTGGTGAAGAAAGTGATCAAGATACAGCAAAAAAAGCGGAAAAGACTAATTTCAAAAGACTTGAGAACTTAATATTTCTTCCAGGTACTCCTTGATAATAGATTAGCCGCTCCTCTAGGGGAATTTGAATATCTGAATCAAGCCGCCTTGATCAATCTTAGAAATCAGGCCCGATACAATAGTGACAGTGTAAGTTATCCCGAATATGACACTTTCGCAGTCAATCCTCACTCAACCTATTGAGCATCTATGGTCCGTTGCTGACTATCACCGCATGGTCGAAGCGGGCATTTTGGGTGATTGCCATGTAGAACTGCTCCGAGGCAAAATTGTCGATCAGACACCCGAAGGTCCACTTCACACCCATAGTAGTGAAGGAACTGCTCAGTTTCTCCACCAACATCTTCAAGGACAGGCGTGGATCTGAGAGGCACGTCCAATTACCCTAAACACTTCTGAACCGGAGCCAGATCTTGCCATTGTTCGCTTACCCTGGTCCCAATATCGTCAGCGTCATCCAAACCCAAGTGAAGTATATTGTCTGATCGAAATCTCTGACTCTAGCATAGCGATTGATTCTGGCTATAAGCTCAAAATCTATGCTAGTGCTGGAATCCCTGAATATTGGATTGTTAATTTACGCAAACAACAAGTCAGTGTCTATCGACAGCCTGAGTCAGATCATTATCGTTCTGTAGAAACTTACCAAGATGGTGAGCTGATGCCCTTAGCCTTTCCAACGTTAAGGGTTTCTGTTTCGCTATTACTCGCTCAAGAGATCTAAAGATATGGATAGCAGTCATCAGTTAGTCTCTCGACAGCGCTTCTCTCTTTTTTCCCTAGCCGTACAAGCCTATCGCCAAGGCAAACTGGGGGACGTTGCCGCTTATAAATCTGCAATATTAGGCACTAAAGCCTATCCAGATATTGCGGAAACGCTCTCTAGATTAAAAACCTGCTGTCCCACCATTGACTTAACAGCCTTAAGAACCC includes:
- a CDS encoding Uma2 family endonuclease; its protein translation is MTLNTSEPEPDLAIVRLPWSQYRQRHPNPSEVYCLIEISDSSIAIDSGYKLKIYASAGIPEYWIVNLRKQQVSVYRQPESDHYRSVETYQDGELMPLAFPTLRVSVSLLLAQEI